The following proteins come from a genomic window of Ochotona princeps isolate mOchPri1 chromosome 14, mOchPri1.hap1, whole genome shotgun sequence:
- the BAG1 gene encoding BAG family molecular chaperone regulator 1, with product MRRGESRPAPRGGSGRPGHGGGTRRSAPTAAGRPTSAGLAERGHARRPRGDRGQLGPRRRAPRSGREPRPSEALAEGRQPASRRPSLRSAASGHDRPTRGAASGAARPRMKKKARTRSARSEETPRNEEAPQVEGVPPAEEVPPPAEDVIPNEVTQAEELTGTEEMAAAGLCVTVTHSNEKHDLHVIPQHGSSEPIVQDLAQVVEEAIGVPLPLQKLIFKGKSLKEMETPLSALGIQDGCRIMLIGEKNCPEEEVELKKLKDLEKSVEKIASQLEELNKELSGIQQGFLAKDLQAEALSKLDRRVKGTIEHFMKILEEIDTLILPENFKDSRLKRKGLVKKIQAFLAECDLVEQNICEETERLQSTNLALAN from the exons ATGAGGCGGGGCGAGAGCCGGCCGGCGCCGAGAGGCGGGTCCGGGAGGCCGGGGCACGGTGGCGGGACGCGGCGCTCGGCTCCCACGGCTGCTGGGCGGCCGACAAGCGCGGGCCTGGCGGAGCGCGGCCACGCAAGGAGACCTCGCGGCGATCGGGGCCAGCTGGGCCCCCGGCGGCGCGCTCCTCGGTCCGGCCGGGAGCCGCGCCCGTCGGAGGCCCTGGCCGAGGGCCGCCAGCCGGCCTCTCGTCGTCCATCGCTGAGGAGTGCAGCCAGTGGACATGACCGACCCACCCGGGGCGCCGCCTCCGGCGCTGCCAGGCCGCGGATGAAGAAGAAAGCCCGTACCCGCTCGGCCCGGAGCGAGGAGACACCGCGAAACGAGGAGGCTCCTCAGGTGGAAGGGGTGCCCCCGGCTGAGGAGGTGCCGCCGCCGGCCGAGGACGTGATCCCGAACGAGGTGACCCAGGCAGAGGAGCTGACCGGGACCGAGGAAATGGCGGCAGCCGGGCTCTGCGTGACCGTCACCCACA GCAATGAGAAGCATGACCTTCACGTTATCCCCCAGCATGGCAGCAGCGAGCCAATCGTCCAAGACCTGGCCCAGGTTGTTGAAGAGGCCATAGGGGTTCCACTGCCTTTGCAGAAACTCATATTTAAGG GAAAATCTCTGAAGGAAATGGAGACACCATTGTCAGCCCTTGGAATACAAGATGGTTGCCGGATCATGTTAATTGGGGAAAAG AACTGTCCAGAGGAAGAGGTTGAACTAAAGAAGTTGAAAGATTTGGAGAAGTCTGTGGAGAAGATAGCTAGCCAACTTGAAGAGCTGAATAAAGAACTTAGTGGCATCCAACAG GGTTTTCTGGCCAAGGATTTGCAAGCAGAAGCTCTCAGCAAGCTTGACAGGCGAGTAAAAGGCACCATTGAGCATTTTATGAAGATTTTAGAGGAGATTGACACTCTG ATCCTGCCAGAAAATTTCAAAGACAGTAGACTGAAAAGGAAGGGTTTGGTGAAAAAGattcag GCATTCCTGGCTGAATGTGACTTGGTGGAACAAAATATCTGCGAGGAGACAGAGCGACTCCAGTCTACAAACTTGGCCTTGGCCAACTGA
- the CHMP5 gene encoding charged multivesicular body protein 5 yields the protein MNRFFGKAKPKAPPPSLTDCIGTVDSRAESIDKKISRLDAELVKYKDQIKKMREGPAKNMVKQKALRVLKQKRMYEQQRDNLAQQSFNMEQANYTIQSLKDTKTTVDAMKLGVKEMKKAYKQVKIDQIEDLQDQLEDMMEDANEIQEALSRSYGTPELDEDDLEAELDALGDELLADEDSSYLDEAASAPAIPEGVPTDTKNKDGVLVDEFGLPQIPAS from the exons ATGAACCGATTCTTCGGGAAAGCGAAACCCAAGGCTCCGCCACCCAGCCTGACTGACTGCATTGGCACG GTGGACAGCCGGGCTGAATCTATTGACAAGAAGATTTCCCGACTGGATGCTGAGCTGGTGAAATACAAGGATCAGATTAAGAAGATGAGAGAGGGCCCTGCAAAG AATATGGTCAAGCAGAAAGCCTTGAGGGTGTTAAAGCAAAAACGGAT GTATGAGCAGCAGCGGGACAACCTTGCCCAGCAGTCATTTAACATGGAGCAGGCCAATTACACCATCCAGTCATTGAAGGACACCAAGACCACG GTTGATGCTATGAAACTGGGAgtaaaggaaatgaagaaggcATACAAGCAAGTGAAAATCGACCAGATTGAG GATTTACAAGACCAGCTAGAGGATATGATGGAAGATGCTAATGAAATCCAAGAAGCACTGAGTCGGAGTTATGGCACCCCAGAATTAGATGAAGATGACCTCGAAGCTG AGTTGGATGCCCTGGGTGATGAGCTCCTGGCTGATGAAGATAGTTCTTACTTGGATGAAGCAGCATCTGCACCTGCAATTCCAGAAGGTGTTCCCACTGACACGAAAAACAAG GATGGAGTACTGGTGGATGAATTTGGATTGCCACAGATCCCTGCTTCATAG